AAGGCTTCCTACAGACTGGAGAAGGTCCTTACAAACAAGAGGTTCATCAAGGGTGTGGAGAAACTAAGCCCTCACCACCAAACATCCTCTCTTGAGGCCTTCCACAGCGTTGTCATCCGCTTTGCACCAAAGAGTGTGGTTTACCCATTCATTGGGATGCTTTGCAGGTAATGCACATTATGCAAGTGATTATGCACAGCCAGCCATCATTATGACAGAAATACCCCTGTTACTGTAGTTTTGCTGGCCTACTTTCTGACCAGATTATTAAAATACGAAAAGTAAAAGTTTTGATCTGGGCCATTTCCTCAGGTAGCTTAGCACAGTGTGTAGACTTCTATTTCTTTGTACAATGTATTTAAGTAATAAAATACacaacattgttgttgttgcagaCTATCTCTCAGCATTCCACTTCAATGAGAATGCCAACCGGCCACAGTCAACAAGTGCTCTGGGAGGTCCTGCCTTTAAACTGGCCTTCCCTAAAGCGAAGAAAGGGGGATACAGCCTCAAACGAAGGAAAATTGAGCCGACATTCTGTAAGTAAATTATCACAACATGCAacattaattcaattttattttatttataatgtcaaaatcataacagaagttttcTCAGGGTACTTCATGTAGAGCAGGACTAATAAACAGAGACCCATTGCTATTGAACATTACAtgttaatgaataaataaaaaataattcattcattccaCAGGCTATGTAAATGAACTCATCGCCCTCACATTTGAGAGTGTTGTCCCTGACCCAGCACCTTTTACTGAAGAGCTGCAGAAGATCACCATTCCAGAGGATCTTTGTGCTGAGTTCTCGGTGCCATCCATGGAAGAGGCCATTGCAGGATTTGTGTCACGCTTCAATCCAGCACAGGTCGAAAACCAGTGTCTGCATACTCTGTCCTTATTCGAAGGACGACGCATGAAGGGATAACAACCCTGACCCTTCGACCAAGAAACCCCCAGCACCAGCTGACAAAACTTCTGTAGGCCAAATACCTGTCTAACTGACATTTTGTTTAAACTTTTGCTGTCTTCAGTGAGGGGAGCCAGTCAGAGCTCAGGTGGACCGACAACCTCAACAACGGTAGTGCAAGAAGGAGCAACGGCAGAGGTACAGACTCCTTATTAACAGAAGAGCCGGTCccaataaatacatgtttacaTTGATCCAATTACAGGATAAAAATAATAGCAATGGGCCTTAAATGCAAGTAAATCTTTCTgtgtaaacattttgtttttagtgAGGTGAGCCAGTCTGAGCTCAGCTGGACCGACAACCTCAACGACATTAGTGCAAGGAGGAGCAACAGCAGAGGTACAGTTAATTTAGCATAAAAATGGTTCAATTAAAAATACTGTCATGATTTAACTGTTATCTGTTTCCCCCAGATGATCACATTGCCAAGCTGCACCACTTTCTGCAGGAAGTTTTAGGAGAGAGCCGTTCACACCCTTATCCAGCCGCAGAGTGGTTCTGAAGCAGGCTATAATAGCTACAGTTCTTAACATTCTATTAGACTGCTATATACCCACTgctataaatattaatatttctgTTATTACATTAGTTGTTATAATGTTAACTTGTTATTGTGGTTTCTTTTCATCTCTGTtcatttaattgtattttgtgtctgttaagaggcacaaaggcactctttatgatatgcccccaaaactgccgttctagctaagtgggagctctcggcattagctgcagcaactccagttagctagcaccgattcggctcgtttttttttgctatcgacagtactcacatacttatagcgatcaagattaatgtaaaaattgcccggagtccTCCTTTAATTTCATTATTGTAGTTTCTATGcagcccttctctctctctctctctctctctctctctgtccccccaACCGGCAGTgtcagatggccgcccaccaagagcctggttctgtccgaggtttctgcctgttaaaaggaagttttcctcgccactgtcgcacaaaacgcttgctcttgggggaattgttgggtctctatAAAATTTTATTAAACATTTGTAAGCTTCTGTTGTCAATTGTTTCACTGCTGTGGCCCTCACACTTATTGGTGTTGTAAAACAGGAGTTATCTGGTTTAATTAATGTAGCATAATATAATTAAAACagctgtatataaaaaaaatatattataaacgATTTGTTGGAGCACTTACTTTGTCATTACTCTGAGTCTCAGAGGCCCATAATCAGCCCTGTAAATATTcagtgcagacagacaggttccaGGCCTGGGTGGTCCACCATACAGTGGTGGGTCAGGTAGCTCGTCACATCTTCTTCTGACCTTTATAAAATATTACATAGACCGTTAAATTACATACGACAGTGATATTAACAAAAAGCAGGAAGCAAGGTAACCCAGTGATGCTGTGTCTTTGTGCTCTTTGACAACACTTGGCTTATTATTGCATCCTTTTTAATATAATTGATTGTTGATTGTTAAATGAAGAGTTAAATACAAATTTAGAGTGTGCTCACATGCAGGCTGTGTGCTATGCATGAGTACTTTATCCATGTAATATTTGGTGTTACCATCGGAGGTCACTAAAATGCAGTCCACAAAACCTTGGGAGCATTACGCACGATAACACGTGTGGTCAAAAGGTTGGAAATTCTTTATAAATCCCGAATTTTTCGAGGAATGTTGCGACGGCAAATTTCACCCTGCTTCACGCAACTTTTTCTTGCGTAacaggttttataaatgaggccccaggtTGATCTGGCAGTGGATATGAAAATGAATgtgatatgtttttttccccagtgATGTGCTGAACAAGACGACAGTGATATCAAATGTCTCTGAATTTGACTTACTTACAGTCATCACACTGTGCGATCtaacaaagtaaaaacaattgAGAACACTGGTGAAATATGTAGCctaagtattttatttattaataataatgcaCTCACCCATTTTGTGATGTCTGCTTTCATCCCAGGCCAGTAATATTGTTGCAGGATAGCGTGCATAGTTTTATCCACTCCACAGTGAGCCCCGATGGCACTGGCTGAAACTCAACAAATACTTGTTGGCTTCCTGTGGAGTTAGAACCACTTTTGCCAGGTAATATAACTCCCCGTCTAGGGATTACATTGTATAAATATTGAAATGTTGACGTTTTACAATTCAGTAACGCAATTGAACAGTGCTGTTGTCTGATTTGCCTTATGAGTTGGTAACTCTCTGCCCTTCGCTTTATCACATAACGCTGCAATTTAGTGGCGTTACATGGGTACGTCTGTTTCTGTTTATAATCCAGAATCTCTTTAACTAGCCGAGTGTCTATGCTTACAATTGTCTACTAGGATATCAGCATCACCTGCCATTCTCCTTCTCATTATATAGTCGCTCTCCTGACAGATTGGTgattaaattgattgattgattgactgattgattgatttatccTCCTGACTACCAACTAAACACAATTAGGCTACATACCATGATTGTGGACATTAAGCTAtagcctaaaaaatgttgataGAGAAATCACAACTAATATGTTGGGAATTGTTCTAACATACGCCGAAGGGAGGCTACTGTAAGGCGATTAATGCATATACAGATCAACTTTCTTTTTCGCCTTTTGCAATTGTACTGATTCGTTATGAATGCGTTTTTGGAAGTGGCTTGTATACAGGCTATGAATGTGGTTTCTCATGTTGGTGTTATATTTTGTCCACAAGTGGCGCACTTGGTTAAACCCAGAGAGAAACTCATATCACTAAAGATGAATAAGCCCATTAAAGAATATCAATATCTACTTTGTGTTATGGTTTTAGGttatttctgttacctgtttgttcatttctgttgcctttatttgttttattgtgtattattcctgtgttctgtgttgtcaagtttctgtgtttagttgtgatttcaggtttttgttagtgttcctgtttcctgttttattttgatgctgttttctgtcctgtcatgtctagttttactttttgcctttgttgattgtcctgccccgccctgatgtgtttcacctgtcgtgtcacctgtccctcatttgttcattacctcttgtatttaacccctgtgttccctttgtcttttGTCTGATTGTTTTGTGTCCTGGTGCCGTCTGTTTGTATCTCCTCCCggtcagtttgtgtgttcctgtgtctgTCTCGGCTCCCTGGATtccctgttcttgttttttttgtattttggaccTTTTTGCCTGTGCCTTCAGGACCTCCTTCGTTGTTTGCTCTCCtcatttttttgttcattaaacctgtgtttaaccatcgcctgcctgcctgcctgcctctctctgcgtttgggtcctctttCCTCCGCCTCCCTGTAACACTTTGCTGCGTCGGAGTTTTATTTCAGAACAACTTTATCTGTTCAACAAACTTTAGCAGTTTGGATGGAATGATTCGATTAAAGACATTAAAATGCTTGGTTAATCAAGTAGATTAACACTGTATTACAAGCCTTTGTTTTGCAAATTCAGAGGTATACATTACTATATCCCATACCATATAGGCTACACAAAAGGAGAGAATTCTCTCCTTttgtgtagcctatataaatatTACACCATGCATTCAAACTGCGTTGTGTAattcttgaacctgcacttacacgtctctttgtagttttgcttatttaagcTAATGTACTCTTGTATTGTAGGGTTTCACATAGTTATTCCGTCGTAAGCATAACGTTGTAGGCTATTGGAAACGTAAATGTAGGCATTTGAGCCATGTCAATAGAAATATTGCTTCTTTTCATAAATCCAAGGAacttgttattgtagcctagtTGTTTGAGAGCCTCGAGATCACGTTTCCAGCCCAGGGTAACAAGATGTTTTAGACCCATTGTTTCAGAATCTGTGTGCTGCCTGCTATAATTTATGACAAATCCTTGTACACGGATAGCGCAGAGGTGTAGCAGAAGGTTGGAGTGCATGATGTAGTTATGTTTTTAAACCTAAATCAAGGTAACCTGTTGTTTCGGAGGATTCGGATAAACAGTGATTCATGGCCTACTgggtaaaaagaaaaaacagtcaTGTCCAAGAGACTGATGTGATTAGTGTGATAGTGTAGTGGACAGTGACGTGGACttgtcagtttttatttttgctgaGGAAGGTTTGAATCCAGTGCGACAAGGATCATCCTAATtacttttaaaacacatttttcccgCTGAACAATGTTATAGTAATGCAGGGCTCAGatattcagttcagttcagtgtaGTTTTTATTTGAGTTGCGACATGCAAAGGCCAGTAAAATGCTTATGAATATGTAGCGAATCTGTTGATGTGGGTAGGTTGATATGTTTACATGGCATCTGGACAGGCTTGGAAACCAGTAGGTGGAAAAACCAGAAGGCACATAGCACCGGCCAGAGGCATCGAGCAACACCGAtggtctccatagcaggcgagcgaagctgtgtcgagtattacaatctgtaccaatgtatcccggtggtacacgtgtgcggtagtttgaatgcacataattgttgttctaaaatttccttcgggatgaataaatctatcaatctatctgtctatctaaaAGTGTTCTGCTGAGAAGAGAGTAGCGaaattcaagatggctgacggTCGTTTTGGTTCGGAAATTTTCGGAGAATGcagacagtccaaccccctatgggctggttgaaaaaatgcggaagtaactactactactggctgtagtccattgcctctgggcaaaaatgcctccgatgacggaaaacgacgatttttgcgtcatcagaggcttttttccagacccacaatacagagatctctcctctcagggggacatgagggagagaagcacggtcattcaaaaatactaccgtgtttctactgatacaaagcttaacgCTAAATCGGTGAATTATCCCTTTAAGTGCCTGTTCTTTGGCCTGATGCCCTTTGCTTTTAACATGCCTGTTATATCAGTCACAGGCATGTGGCAAGTCACACCTTGAAGGGCACATGAATTCTCGTGTCTGCAAACAGAGCACCAATAATAGGAGCTGGTAGTGCCTTTGGTCAGTGTTGTGCCTGAACGCGTTCATTGAACGATAGTTCATGAACTCGTTCATAGTTTGGGCGAACGTGAACTGAACATACTGTATTACTGCCTGATGAACGTTACTGTGAACTCGTTCATTCTGGTGTCTGTGAAAGGCACGCTCTCTCAGTTCAATAGGGTGCCAGATTTCTATAGAGCCTTCCAGGCGAAAACCCAGCTAAAACACACCGTAAACAGGTCTTAATATGTAGCGGAAAAAAACACCCAATCTGTCGCACCGCCGCATGCGccatcaaaacaaaaagcagcatgtgcATAGCATGTAGGCGATGAAGCAGCAAGGAGGCGTTGTATGATATTATTTAAACGAGTTTTATGACAAGGTCAGCGAAGATGGGAAAAATCTTACATTTCTGTGCAAACTTTGTCCTCCggctttcaaaaagaaaatccgCACTTCAGTCACATCCACAGCAACCCTGAAACGGCACATTGAACTGAAGCAACATATGGAAACATAACTTTTAACTACTTCATTTTTGGAACTGTGAACTTAGTTCAAAATGTTGAAGTATAAACTATGAACTGAACTAGTTCATTTCAAAATTTGTGAACTGAACTTTGAACTAGTTCATGCAGTAAGTGAACTTTCCCAACACTGCTGTTGGTGATAAAAGGCATTTAGTTGACCACTCATTTTTGAAAGTAGAGCTTTAAGTGGATGCTCCACTTAAAGCTTTCCTCTTCCCTGTCCTGTCCACTGACTCTTCCACTCTCCCGTATGCTCTCTTccactgtctcctgtgtgctctaTTCCAATGTCTCCTGTGTGCTGTCTTCCaatgtctcctgtatgctctcttccacTGTCTCCTTTATGCTCTCTTCCAATGTCTCCAGTATGCTCTCTTCCAATGTCTTCTGTGTGCTCTCTTCCaatgtctcctgtatgctctcttccactatctcctgtatgctctcttctactgtttctgagcaagacaaaaacaacaagctcatcaagaaaaaaacaactgcatTGTGGTCCTTTAACCCATCAAATCtgacattacaaaaaaataaaaaggtgatGAAATGCGTACATATTTTGCTGTTAGGTTGCCATCTGCTGGACACTGCCATTATGCGTGTACACATATTTTCCACGCCTTCATGGTCTATGCTCTTTGTAACCTTGGTTAGTTaaactattatttatttatttatattattatatatattatttctaATCTGTTCTAAAAATTTAGCTGTATATAATGTATTTGTGTTCTAAATGTGTCTCTCTAATTTAAAATTATAGATGTATTATTTTTCGTTGAGAAGAAAGCACCAAAGGTAGCTTCTCctaaacttaattttttttaaaaaacattttttcataAAGAACTCCTAGCGGCCCATTGGTTAATTTTTTTATTGGCACTGGCCTGACCCAATCAAATCCAAGAACCCCCTTCCCCACTCCGGGCCGCAaatttacgaatcccactatggccacgcctcCCGGCCCTGAGACACGAGCTGTGATAGttatgctggaagtttagcaGCCACGTTAAAATGGACGAACGACCACCAAAGGGCAAGGGAGGTGCCGAGAAATTACGGGAGAAAAAGAATAAGAATCTACAGGCGGATTCCTCAAAATGTGCcaacatttctgacatgtttggggCTGTAGTAGCTGCTTCAACATCAGGCTGGTTGATTGGTGGCTGgctatacagagaagcagaaacaacatcatgacagggaagaagccGATCAGGAGGTGACCATGACAGGGCCAGGGGAGCgagtgaggaaaagatggaagagagagtagaTGACGATGTGGTAAGGAGTAGGCAAATTAACAGGGACtctcaggaagggagggaggctgtgtgtgtgtgtgtgtgtgtgtgtgtgtgtgtgtgtgtgtgtgtgtgtgtgtgtgtgtgtgtgtgtgtgcccctcatgtcataacgacaacaagcagtttggctgtaacattaaagttagtgGCTGTCAAGTAACCTAACTGTTTAAGCTTATATTGAAAATGCTAGCAGTTGGCCTGTTGGGTAGctgaaaagtctgtgtgatctataaaatcagtgttgatacaagcatcagtgttccttgaattgcttaattaggttctcttgtattggtgctcttctccagggcatatactactctcagctttattgtagcttttgggaagggttatggttatggttattgtattcagcagacacttttgtccaaagcgacaaaatatgaatcttacaatagttaaaatgaacagaaaacagtttttaaagttgctaagccaatattaagcaaaatagtaataataacaataatggcaataccatatcaaatatcaataataaaaaatgaacaaataccataaatatacaaatcataactctaagaattaataaattatttaagtgtaagatCAACATAAGTCTTGAGACCCCTCCTGAAGGATCCAAAACTATCACATGAATGCAGAACACTAGGCAACTCATATCAGAGAATGCAcgcatattttaagaggactgtctgcagggaatgtgtctgaccaatcaTGGAGGGTGTGGACCgcctgggccaaaaatgccagggccg
The Sander lucioperca isolate FBNREF2018 chromosome 14, SLUC_FBN_1.2, whole genome shotgun sequence genome window above contains:
- the LOC118493083 gene encoding uncharacterized protein LOC118493083; protein product: MYLSNKIHNIVVVADYLSAFHFNENANRPQSTSALGGPAFKLAFPKAKKGGYSLKRRKIEPTFCYVNELIALTFESVVPDPAPFTEELQKITIPEDLCAEFSVPSMEEAIAGFVSRFNPAQVENQLRGASQSSGGPTTSTTVVQEGATAECQMAAHQEPGSVRGFCLLKGSFPRHCRTKRLLLGELLGLYKILLNICKLLLSIVSLLWPSHLLVL